In the Desulfitobacterium hafniense DCB-2 genome, CCGGGCTCACCCGCTTTACGATCCTGAATCTTGGTGCCAAAGAAAATCAGGCACAAAACCAGGGTGGCCGCCCCAATGACATAGGGGGTATTCATGGATAATCCATAGATGCCTCCCCCTACCAGAGGGCCGGCAATTCGGCCTAGGCTGCCAAAGGATTGAAATACACCGAGCGAAGCTCCCTGCCCGGTATGACTGTTCTTGCTCACCAAACTGGAGCCGGTGGGGACCATAAAGGAATTTCCAATCATAAATACTACCGTTCCCAGAACCAACAGGATAGCATTAGGTGCCCAAAGCAGCCAGAGGAAGGCCACAGCGCAAAGAAGTGCTCCCACCTTGGCCGGTTTGGCATCCCCAAACCGCCTGACCACCTTGCCAATCAGCATTCCCTGAACGATCACACCAGTAATGCCGATAATCATAAAAACGATGCCCATCTCTTGAGGCCCGAATCCCACCCGCTCGGCTGCAAACAAGGTAAAGGTGCTTTCAAACATAGCCATCGTAAAGCTAAGGACGAAATTGAAGATAAACAGCGGGAATAAAGGATCCCGAATCACCCCGGGATGAAAGCGTACTTTTGGTTTAGATTCCAGGTTGGGTTCTTTGAGGGTTTCAGGCAGCAGCTTCCAGGCAAAAGGCAGGACGAGCAAAGCCAAAGTTCCTGCAAAGTAAAAGGGTAACGTAAAGCTATAATGTCCCAGGAAACCGCCTAAGGCCGGTCCGAAAACCATCCCCAATCCCATGGCGGCTCCGAGCATCCCCATACTCTTGGACCGGTCCGCTCCTTCCGTTATATCAGCCATATAAGCCATTGCGGTAGGCAAAGTGGCCGAAGAGACCACCCCCGACAGAGCTCGAAAAGCGATGAGAAGAGGCAGATTTCCAGCCATTCCATAGAGAAAAAAGGTAATGCCATAACCACTAAGTCCAATTAACAGAACAGGCCGTCTGCCGATGCGATCCGACAGCCTTCCCCAAAAGGGGGCAAAGAAGAACTGCATAATGGAATAAGCAGACATAAATAACCCCAGTGAGAAAGCCCCGCCGCCCAGTTCTTCTATCAAAAAAGGCAGGATGGGAATGACTATCCCGAAGCCCACCATAACCAGGAACTGGATAATGACCAAAATAACCATCGGCCGAAGATATTGCTTTTGCATGAGTACACTCCCATCATACTGCTGCTGAACCGCTAAGACCATTACCTTATATAGAGTTTTTGTTTCTGTTCAAATATCCATTGAATCATTATAATAGATGTTGAACTATAAATCACCTAACAGAATTAAAAATCACAGAAATTTCTTGGAAAGTTTCATGGAAAGGACAGATTATGAGTACTTATAAAACCAAAGGTGTTTGCGCAAGCCATATACATTTCGAGATAAAGGAAAACAAACTATACGATGTCGAATTCGTCAACGGATGTCCCGGCAACCTGCAGGCTTTAGCTGTGCTTCTGGAAGGAATGTCTGTAGACGACGTGGTGGAGCGTCTCAAAGGTATCCGCTGTGGCCATAAAGCCACATCCTGTGCCGATCAGCTTGTCAAAGCCCTGGAATCAAGCAAGTAAGAGAACCCCGCCCAGTCGTCAGAATATGACCGGGCGGGGTTTCTGCTTGCGAAAATAGTGAGCCAATGGCGCAAAATTTTTACCTTAAGGGACTGGAGCAGCGATCCACCAGATAGATTAAGGATTGGTAGCTGATGCCACTGTGAGCGGATAAGCCAATCTCGCAAGTCCGGCTGTTGGAATATCCTCCGGCGCAATTATCAGGTAGGGCTCCATTAAGCCCCGCCAATGCGGCATCGTTTAATTCCGGGTAAGTAAACCCTTTATCTCCGGCAAAACCGCAGCAATGAACATCATCGGGAATGATTACTTTCTCAGCACAAGCCTCGGCAAGGGCTTTGAACTTTTCGCTCAGACGCATTTTAACCGAGCTGCAGGTAACGTGAACGGCAATGGTTTCCCGTGCTTTCTTGATCTTTAAGCGATGGAGCAAAAAGTCATGGGTAAATTCTACGGATTCATGCAGCTCTATGCCTGATGTGAAGGCTCGTTTCATACGGTAAAGGCAGGGGCTGGTATCGCAAACGATGGGATATTTGCCATTCTCGCTGGCTTGGAGCAGAACTTTTTCCAATTCCGCGCTTTTTTCATCGGCAATATCAAAAAAACCTTTGCTCTCCCAAGGCATGCCACAGCAAAGCTTATCCAACCCCGGCGGAATAATCACTTCATAGCCTGCTTTGGCAAGCAAAGAGCACATCACTTCATTAAGAGGTCTTTGATCCTTGTCCTTACGGGCCGGTCCCATAGAGCGGCTGATGCAGCTGGGGAAATACACGACTTTCAGGACTTCACCCCCTTGAGCCGAGGCAAAGGGCGGCCGGGGCCTAACCTTGCCCTTGCCTTTGCTGGGCATCCATTCATTCCATAAGGGGATCTTGCTCTGGGAGACGTCCCGGGCTGTTCTGGCCATGCCGCCTAAGATGCGTGTGCCCAAAAAGCCATGGACTCCATCCACGGCACCTAAGCCAAAGCGCATGATGCCGGTTACCCCGTTCATATTCTTGGCCAGGGCCCTTGCCACCTTGCGGGTTGCCGGTGTAATAGCCCGAGAGCGTAAGTATTTGGTGTTATCCCCTGTATTGATGTTAAGAGGGCATGACGTGGCACATAACCCATCGGTAGCACAGGTGGCATTGCCGGCATAATCATAATCCCTGAGCAAGCGCATCAAGCGTTTTGGATCCCTGCCGGTTCGCTTCAAGTCGGAGATCTCCCGTTGCAGGATAATACGCATCCGGGGCGTGGTGGTGAGATGCTTGGACGGACAGATATCCTGGCAAAATCCACAGTTAGTGCAGCGATCAATGGTATCATGAGAAGCCGGCATGGCCTTCAAATTCTCCAGGTAAACATTCTTATTGTCATTAATAATCACACCGGGGTTTAAGAGATTATGGGGGTCAAAAGCCGATTTAATCCGTTTCATCAGCTCATAAGTCTTGCTTCCCCACTCCAGCTCCACAAAGGGGGCCATGTTGCGGCCTGTGCCATGCTCAGCCTTCAGGGAACCATTGTATTTCTTCACGACAAATTCATTGACCTCATTCATCAATCCCTCATAGCGAGCGATCTCTTCGTCACTGTCAAACTTAGGTGTGAAGATAAAATGCCAGTTGCCGTCCAGAGCATGGCCATAGATAATCGCATCGGTATAGCCGAATTTATTGAGACTATCCCGCAGATCGGCAGTCGCTTCGGCTAAGCGCTCCAAAGGAAAGGCCACATCTTCGATCAGAACCGCCGTACCCTGGGCACGCACACCTCCTACGGCGGGGAAGATATCTTTACGAATCTTCCAATAGGTTTCATATTCTGATTTCACTGAAGTAAAGCTGATCGGGAAGATGGTCGGTATATCTTCCAGGACAGCGGTGGCGTTTTTAATCCGCTGCTCCAGTTCCTCAGGATTGGCTCCCCGGACTTCGACTAAAAGTGCTGTTGCCGTATCGGAAAGACTCTTCAGATAATCCGGCATTCCGGGAGCATCTTCCACAGAGCGCAGAGAAGGCCTATCCATCATCTCAGCCGCCGCTACCAAATCCCGATCCAGTTTCATCACGGCACGGCAGGCATGATCCATATCCGGATACATAATCAAGGCTGAAGCTTTATGGTCATAGTCCACAACGGTCTTGTAAGTAATTTCAGAGATAAAACCCAAGGTCCCTTCCGAACCAATCAGAATATGTTTAATGATCTCGATGGGATCCTGAAAATCAACAAAAGCATTAATACTGTAACCCGTGGTATTTTTAATCTTATATTTCTTTTTAATCATGGCCACCAGATCAGGATCGGCATTAAGCTCGTCACGTATCTCTTCGATCTGTCGGATAAGCTCTCCCTTGCGTTCCCTGAAATATTGCCGCGAGGAGGAATCCCCTGTATCCAACACCGTTCCATCATCGAAGATAATCCGCATTTCATCCACGGTCTTGTAGCTGTTATCCGAGGTGCCGCAGCACATACCGCTGGCATTATTGGCAGCGATGCCGCCGATCATGCAGTGATCGATAGATGCAGGATCCGGGCCGATCTTGCGTTTATAGGAGCGAAGATAGCGATTGGCCTCCACGCCGAGAATCCCCGGCTCCAAGCTGATCTTTTTGCCATGGTCATGAATTTTATAGTGCCGCCAAGAGCCTTGCAGCACTAACAGCACAGAATCCGTAAGGGCTTGTCCGGAAAGGCTGGTGCCTGCTGTGCGGAAAGTGACCGGTATTTTCGTCCGCTGCGATAAACGCAGAATCTCCCCCATCTCTGCATCATTGAGAACCCGAATCACAATTTTGGGAATGAGGCGGTAAAAGCTCGCGTCAATTCCATAACCTAAAGTATAGAGAGGATCGATAAAAATCCGCTGATAAGGTACGAATTGAGATACCTCCCGGTAAAAATCCTGATATTCTTGAGGAAGCTCTTTCAGATCCTCTTCCTTCTGTTTCAGATTGCGGGGATCACTGGGGTTGACATAGTAATTCAGGGGGCGTGTTCCGCTTTGCCAATGGGTCATGACTTCACGTCCTTTCTTACAGTTAGGTTAGTGTTTACAGAATTTTGGTCTGAGATTCTATTTCAGCTTAGTTTATTTAATTTCGTTAGGTTTAATCATTCTCCTTTTAATAAAATTGCCTTTTTAGATTTTTCCTAAATAAAACGACAAAATTACAGGATAATTGGCATTCCTAGCGAAATGTATTAAGAATATTTACAATTTTTATAATACAAGGGGCTTATTAAACACTTTCTTCAGCAAAATATACAGAATTGGAGGTTTGTCTTTTGTTTTTGTGGAAAACCCTGAAACATCACAGCATCGCAGCAATAGGGCTGCTTTATTTCATCAGTAGATTAGTTTATACAGACATTCAATGGGTTATCCCATCCCCTTATTTCCTTTTTCTTCATACTCTTCTCGAGTTCTTCAGCATTATTGTATCCTTTACTATCGCCTTGCAATGCTTGGCTTCCTACCCCTATACTAAATCGGACCGCAAGTACCTTCTTGGTATCATCTTTATGTCGGTGGGCCTCTATGATTTAATGCATGTCTTAACTTATAAAGGCATGTTTCTCAACTCCACAGGAGCAAGGTCTACCTATTTCTGGTTAATTGCCCGGCTGACCGAGGCAATTGGTCTTTTGATTTACATATTAAATCGGGCTCCTAAAAAAAGAGTTTCCAGGGTTCTTGGCTCTGTCTGTTTAACGATTATTTTGATTGTCATTATGAAATGGGGAGCTTCTTTACCTGCTATGCTGACTCCCGACGGCGGGTTAACTCCTCTCAAAATAGCTGTTGAATATTTTGTGTGCAGTTTGAATTTTGCAGCACTTTTCATATTAATTTACAAATCTCACAGCGAAGAGGTGCCGAAGCGCTCCAACCTTTCGAATGCCTTGCTTTTGCTCCTCATTAGCGAATTATTTTTCACAATATACAATAATATCTACGATATAGATAATGTGGCAGGGCATATCTTCAAATTCCTGGGATATATCTTTATCCTCAAAAACATACTGATTAAAAACTTACACGAACCATTCAAAAAAATCGCATCAGGTTTTCAATATTTTAATACAGTCTTTCAGTTTGCACCGGTTGGTCTCTCTATTATCAGAATATCGGATAATCAATTTTTAGAAATAAATCATTGCTTTACTAATTACCTGGGGCTTTTAGGCGAAGATGTGATCGGCAAAACTCCTCTCGAAGTAGGGTTCAATGCAACAGACTGGACAAAAATCCTCGACTATGCCAAAAACAACAAACCTCACTTGGGAGCAACGTCCCTTGGCAATTTAGAAATCTCTCTGGAGAGGGAAGGAAGTGGCATTGCGGCGATTTCTGCCGAAACCATCCAGCTGGGCCATGAGGAATGCATCTTAATGTCACTCACGGATATTAAGGAGTTAAAAAGCTTGCATACGGAGATGGTCCGGCTGGACCGCCTTAACCTGGTAGGTCAGATGGCTGCCGGTATCGCCCACGAAATCAGGAATCCCATGACCACAGTCCGGGGATATCTTCAGCTCATGGGGGAAAAAACTCAGGATATGGGGCAAAAATCAACCCTCCACTTCATGATAGAAGAGTTGGATCGGGCCAACACGATCATCAAAGAATTTCTTACCCTGGCCAAAAGCCATAAACCCAATTACCAAATCTTTAACCTCAATACATTGCTGCAAAACCTGCATCCCCTGATTGAGGCCGATTCTTTCACCCAAAACAAACAAATCCGTTTTACCCCCGGAGATATCCCCGATATCGAGATCAGCCCCAAAGACATTACCCAGATGGTCTTAAATATATGCAGAAATGGCCTTGAAGCGATGTCTGAAGGGGGATGCCTGACGATCCAAACTTATAAAAAAAACCATACCGTGGTTTTAGCTATTAAAGATGAGGGCCATGGCATACCCAAAGAATTATTGGAAAAACTAGGCACCCCGTTTTTTACCACAAAGGAAAGCGGAACAGGCTTAGGGCTATCCATATGTTATAAAATAGCGAAATCCCATAACGCCAGGATCGATGTCCTTTCCAGCCCTGAGGGCACCCAATTTCTGATTAGTTTTCCTTTGCAGTCCATACTCATCTCTTCCGATTAGTATAGCGAGGCCAAGTCCTAAAGATGACGAAGCGCAGCAATCTGCCACTGCTGCGCTTCCTTGTGTCTTTTATTGAGTTATCTCAAGGCTTTCTCAAGTATCTCATTTAACCGGCTGACCATGCTCCGGGGATCCACGATGATTCCCGCTGCAATCTGGGCATTGGCAAAAAGCTGCTCAGCGGCCAGAGGAGCAAAGGAATCCTCCTGCTTTCTTAAATCGTTGAGACGCTGGATCAGAACATGCTTGGGATTGATCTCCAGAATTCCGGCCGGAACGTCCTGCAGGTCCCTGTTCATCAGCTGCATCATCCGCTGCATGCTGTGGGTACCATAATGACTGAGGATGATGGCCGGACTGTCCACCAAGCGCTTGGATTCACGGACTTCCGTCACTTTCTCCCCCAGCACTTCCTTAAGCCAGTCATTAAATTCTTTAAGCTCCTCTTCTGATAAAAGCTTTTCCTCTGCCGAGGCCCCATCCTCATCAGCGAGGTTAAGATCCCCATGATCGGCGGACAGCAAACGCTTGCCGTCATATTCCCTGATCATATCGAAGACATAGTCGTCGATGCCATCATAGGTATAGATGACTTCATAGTCTTTGTTTTTAAAGACCTCTAAATAAGGACCCTCCTCGATAATCTGCCGGGTCGGACCGTTGATAAAGTAGATCGCTTCTTGTCCTTCCTTCATCCGGCCCACATAATCCCCTAAGGATATCAGCTCCCCTTCTCCCGTCTTCGAGGACTCAAAGCGCAGCAGCTTCAGGATCTCCTGACGATGGGTAAAGTCGTTGGCAGCCCCTTCCTTAAGGAAAATACTGAACTCATTCCAGAATTCCTTAAAGATCTCCGGTTCGTTCTTCGCTTGATCATCCAGGAATTTCAGGAAGCGGCTGGTCACCACCTTATTCAGTTTGGCGATCAAGGCGCTGTCCTGCATGGTTTCACGGGAAATGTTCAAGGGAAGTTCTTCACTGTCCACCACGCCCCGGGCAAAACGCAGCCACTCCGGCACAATGTCCTTGGCTTTTTCCTGAATGAGGACTTTTTTGCAATAGAGGTTGACCCCGGCCTCCATCCGTCCAAAGCCGAACTTTTCCATATTGGATTTAGGAACGAACAGCAATGCATTGAGGTTAATGGGAGCATCCGAGGAAAAATGCATGCGCATTAAGGGCTCGTCATAGGCATTGGCGATATACTTATAAAACTCTTTGTACTCCTCTTCAGAGATCTCATTCTTATTCTTCGTCCATAAGGCTTGAACTGTATTGATCTTTTCCTCACCGACATAGACGGGATAAGGCACAAAGCTGGAGTACTGCTTAATAATGCGCTTCACGGTATCGGCCTGGGCAAAGGAATGAGCATCTTCTTTCAGGTGAAGGGTGATGCTGGTTCCCCGGGGCAGATCCATTGCTTCAGAAATACTGTAACTGCCTCTTCCGTCGGATTCCCAACGATAGCCCTGGGCATCAGGTTCATAGGAGCGGCTGGTAAGGGACACCTTATCCGCCACCATGAAAGCCGAATAGAAACCGACCCCAAACTGACCAATCAGATTGACATCTTTCTTATCCCCCGCTTCCGCCAAACGCTGCACGAAAGCTTTGGAGCCGGAATGGGCGATGGTCCCTATATTCTCAATTAAATCCTCCTTGGTCATGCCAATACCGGCATCGGCAATGGTTAAGGTCTTGGCGTTTTCATCGGGAGTAATGCGAATTTCCAGGGGAAGCTCTTGATCCTTGACATTTTGTCCGGATAATTGCATATACCTTACTTTTTCTGAAGCATCGGCAGCATTGGAAATCAATTCACGCAGAAAAATCTCCCGATCCGTATAAAGGGAATTAATGACAATATCGAGCAGCTGCCTGATCTCTGTCTGGAACTCTTTTGTTTCAATCTGACTCATTGTTTTAAACCCTCCATATTAATCCAATAGTATACAATAAATATTTTAATCAAATTTGGTCAGAGGTCAAGCCTTTACAGACAACAGCTTTGGAAAATCAGTATCCTATGACACCGTACCAGCTATTGGCAAGAAAGTTTGCCTTCACTATGCTAAAATAAAGGAAGTCTCACACCATGACTATTACATACCATTGGGAGGAACCATCCATGATCTATTTACCTATCGTGAACAGCGCCCTCGCCGCCCTTACCGTCTTCATACTTATCTTCCTTTTGAGTCAGTTTTTCAAATTCCAACGGGAGAACTCTACTCACGCTCTACATACCAAACTTCAGTCCTTGGAAAACCAAATAACCCAATTAGAAAAAAACCTGGAACGCCAGGAACGCCTTTGGCAAGGGGAGTTTGCCCGCAACCGGGAAGAGAATAATACCAACTCCCGGCAAGGGCGTGAGGAAATGAGTCACGCCTTAAAACGCTTCAGCGACTCCCAGCTCACCCAAATGTCGGAAATCGCCACTCTCCAGCGCAGTCAACTGGATATATTCTCTAAGCAGCTCAACAATCTCTCTCAAACCAATGAGCAGAAGCTGGAACAGCTGCGCCAAACGGTTGAGGAACGGCTGCGGCTTATTCAGCAGGATAATGCCCAAAAGCTGGAGCTGATGCGGGTTACCGTGGATGAAAAGCTGACCAGTACCTTGGAACAGCGACTTGGTGAGTCCTTCAAAATGGTGAGCGACCGGCTTGAACAAGTCCACAAAGGCTTGGGCGAAATGCAGACCTTGGCTTCCGGTGTCGGGGACCTGAAAAAAGTCCTCACCAATGTCAAAACCCGGGGAACCTGGGGCGAGATCCAGCTGGGCAATCTCCTGGAACAGCTCCTGACCCCTGATCAATATTCGATCAATATTGCCACTAAAGCCGGGAGCAAGGACCGTGTGGAATTCGCCATCAATATTCCGGCTAAAGACGGACATGACCGCCTGGTCTATCTCCCCATCGATGCCAAATTTCCTCTGGAGGATTACCATCGCTTATTGGATGCCCAGGAACAAAGCAATCTTCCCCGGATCGCCGAAGCGGAGAAAGCCCTCGAATACCGCATCAAAACGGAAGCCAAATCCATTCATGAAAAATACGTGGACCCTCCCAACACTACGGATTTTGCTATCCTGTTCCTGCCTGTTGAAGGCCTTTATGCGGAGATTCTCCGCCGCCCCGGGCTCTGTGAATTGCTGCAAAGAGAGTATAAAGTGGTTATCGCCGGTCCCACCACCTTAGCCGCTCTGCTTAACAGCCTGCAAATGGGCTTTCGAACCCTGGCCATCGAAAAGCGCTCCAGTGAGGTTTGGAATCTCCTGAGTGCAGTCAAGACGGAGTTCGGCAAGTTCACGGAGATTTTGGAAAAGACCCAGAAAAAGCTCCAGGAAGCCAGCAACACCATCGAGACCGCCACCCGGAAATCCCGGTCCATCGGCCGGAAGCTTAAAGAGGTGCAGACTCTGCCTGTGGAGGAGAGCGCGGCCTTGCTGGCCGCCGGAGAAGAGGAGTAGGTCAAAACAAAAAGCCGCTGCCCGAGGAACATATTGTTCTCCGGCGGCGGCTTTCTGTCTGGTAAGCTTCTAAACACTCTGACCCATTTCCCTTTTCCCGGCAGCAGAAGCGCCGGGGGCCGTTCCTTTCCCCTCCCGGACCAGAAGGCTGTACAATACCGGAACCACCACCAGGGTAAAGAGGGTGGAAATCAATAATCCGCTCATCAAAGCCACGGACATAGGGGTGAACAGATCGCTTCCGGAAAAAGCCAGAGGAACCAGACCGATGACCGTGGTCACCGCTGCCAGAATAATGGGCCGGTAACGGCGGTTGACCGCAAAATGGCAGGCCTCATCGATGGACATTCCCTCTTCCCGGGCCAGATTGATAAACTCAATCAGCAAAATAGCGTTGCGGATGACCAGTCCCATCAAGCTTACCACCCCGACCAAAGCCGTAAAGGATAAGGGCTGGGCGAAGAGCATCAACCCTGCCACCACTCCAATCACGGATAAGGGAATGGTGATGAAGATAATTGCCGGCTGCAGGAAGGAACGAAACTGGATCATCAAAATCACGTAGATGAGGAACAAGGCGAAAATCGCCGTGGTCCCCAGACTTCCGAAATTATCCTTGATATCTTTGGCTTCTCCCTCATAGCTCACCGTAAGCCCGGAGAAATCAAAACCCGATTGGGTCAGCCGCTGTTTCAAGGTATTTTCAATGGTTACGGCACTGAATCCCGGCTGCACTTTTCCGGAAATCGTCACCGCCTGAACCCCATCATATTTATTAATCGTGGGCACAGTGGCTTGGAGGTGGATGTTTCCTAACTGCTTAAGCAAGATTTTATGGCCGGTCAGGGAGGATTTGATAGCCAGGTTTTCCAAATCCTCTTTGCTCTTCACATCGCTTTGAACCAGGATCGGGTACTC is a window encoding:
- a CDS encoding FAD-binding and (Fe-S)-binding domain-containing protein, yielding MTHWQSGTRPLNYYVNPSDPRNLKQKEEDLKELPQEYQDFYREVSQFVPYQRIFIDPLYTLGYGIDASFYRLIPKIVIRVLNDAEMGEILRLSQRTKIPVTFRTAGTSLSGQALTDSVLLVLQGSWRHYKIHDHGKKISLEPGILGVEANRYLRSYKRKIGPDPASIDHCMIGGIAANNASGMCCGTSDNSYKTVDEMRIIFDDGTVLDTGDSSSRQYFRERKGELIRQIEEIRDELNADPDLVAMIKKKYKIKNTTGYSINAFVDFQDPIEIIKHILIGSEGTLGFISEITYKTVVDYDHKASALIMYPDMDHACRAVMKLDRDLVAAAEMMDRPSLRSVEDAPGMPDYLKSLSDTATALLVEVRGANPEELEQRIKNATAVLEDIPTIFPISFTSVKSEYETYWKIRKDIFPAVGGVRAQGTAVLIEDVAFPLERLAEATADLRDSLNKFGYTDAIIYGHALDGNWHFIFTPKFDSDEEIARYEGLMNEVNEFVVKKYNGSLKAEHGTGRNMAPFVELEWGSKTYELMKRIKSAFDPHNLLNPGVIINDNKNVYLENLKAMPASHDTIDRCTNCGFCQDICPSKHLTTTPRMRIILQREISDLKRTGRDPKRLMRLLRDYDYAGNATCATDGLCATSCPLNINTGDNTKYLRSRAITPATRKVARALAKNMNGVTGIMRFGLGAVDGVHGFLGTRILGGMARTARDVSQSKIPLWNEWMPSKGKGKVRPRPPFASAQGGEVLKVVYFPSCISRSMGPARKDKDQRPLNEVMCSLLAKAGYEVIIPPGLDKLCCGMPWESKGFFDIADEKSAELEKVLLQASENGKYPIVCDTSPCLYRMKRAFTSGIELHESVEFTHDFLLHRLKIKKARETIAVHVTCSSVKMRLSEKFKALAEACAEKVIIPDDVHCCGFAGDKGFTYPELNDAALAGLNGALPDNCAGGYSNSRTCEIGLSAHSGISYQSLIYLVDRCSSPLR
- a CDS encoding MASE3 domain-containing protein: MFLWKTLKHHSIAAIGLLYFISRLVYTDIQWVIPSPYFLFLHTLLEFFSIIVSFTIALQCLASYPYTKSDRKYLLGIIFMSVGLYDLMHVLTYKGMFLNSTGARSTYFWLIARLTEAIGLLIYILNRAPKKRVSRVLGSVCLTIILIVIMKWGASLPAMLTPDGGLTPLKIAVEYFVCSLNFAALFILIYKSHSEEVPKRSNLSNALLLLLISELFFTIYNNIYDIDNVAGHIFKFLGYIFILKNILIKNLHEPFKKIASGFQYFNTVFQFAPVGLSIIRISDNQFLEINHCFTNYLGLLGEDVIGKTPLEVGFNATDWTKILDYAKNNKPHLGATSLGNLEISLEREGSGIAAISAETIQLGHEECILMSLTDIKELKSLHTEMVRLDRLNLVGQMAAGIAHEIRNPMTTVRGYLQLMGEKTQDMGQKSTLHFMIEELDRANTIIKEFLTLAKSHKPNYQIFNLNTLLQNLHPLIEADSFTQNKQIRFTPGDIPDIEISPKDITQMVLNICRNGLEAMSEGGCLTIQTYKKNHTVVLAIKDEGHGIPKELLEKLGTPFFTTKESGTGLGLSICYKIAKSHNARIDVLSSPEGTQFLISFPLQSILISSD
- the htpG gene encoding molecular chaperone HtpG; this encodes MSQIETKEFQTEIRQLLDIVINSLYTDREIFLRELISNAADASEKVRYMQLSGQNVKDQELPLEIRITPDENAKTLTIADAGIGMTKEDLIENIGTIAHSGSKAFVQRLAEAGDKKDVNLIGQFGVGFYSAFMVADKVSLTSRSYEPDAQGYRWESDGRGSYSISEAMDLPRGTSITLHLKEDAHSFAQADTVKRIIKQYSSFVPYPVYVGEEKINTVQALWTKNKNEISEEEYKEFYKYIANAYDEPLMRMHFSSDAPINLNALLFVPKSNMEKFGFGRMEAGVNLYCKKVLIQEKAKDIVPEWLRFARGVVDSEELPLNISRETMQDSALIAKLNKVVTSRFLKFLDDQAKNEPEIFKEFWNEFSIFLKEGAANDFTHRQEILKLLRFESSKTGEGELISLGDYVGRMKEGQEAIYFINGPTRQIIEEGPYLEVFKNKDYEVIYTYDGIDDYVFDMIREYDGKRLLSADHGDLNLADEDGASAEEKLLSEEELKEFNDWLKEVLGEKVTEVRESKRLVDSPAIILSHYGTHSMQRMMQLMNRDLQDVPAGILEINPKHVLIQRLNDLRKQEDSFAPLAAEQLFANAQIAAGIIVDPRSMVSRLNEILEKALR
- a CDS encoding TIGR03905 family TSCPD domain-containing protein, whose translation is MSTYKTKGVCASHIHFEIKENKLYDVEFVNGCPGNLQALAVLLEGMSVDDVVERLKGIRCGHKATSCADQLVKALESSK
- a CDS encoding DNA recombination protein RmuC; amino-acid sequence: MIYLPIVNSALAALTVFILIFLLSQFFKFQRENSTHALHTKLQSLENQITQLEKNLERQERLWQGEFARNREENNTNSRQGREEMSHALKRFSDSQLTQMSEIATLQRSQLDIFSKQLNNLSQTNEQKLEQLRQTVEERLRLIQQDNAQKLELMRVTVDEKLTSTLEQRLGESFKMVSDRLEQVHKGLGEMQTLASGVGDLKKVLTNVKTRGTWGEIQLGNLLEQLLTPDQYSINIATKAGSKDRVEFAINIPAKDGHDRLVYLPIDAKFPLEDYHRLLDAQEQSNLPRIAEAEKALEYRIKTEAKSIHEKYVDPPNTTDFAILFLPVEGLYAEILRRPGLCELLQREYKVVIAGPTTLAALLNSLQMGFRTLAIEKRSSEVWNLLSAVKTEFGKFTEILEKTQKKLQEASNTIETATRKSRSIGRKLKEVQTLPVEESAALLAAGEEE
- a CDS encoding MFS transporter, whose protein sequence is MQKQYLRPMVILVIIQFLVMVGFGIVIPILPFLIEELGGGAFSLGLFMSAYSIMQFFFAPFWGRLSDRIGRRPVLLIGLSGYGITFFLYGMAGNLPLLIAFRALSGVVSSATLPTAMAYMADITEGADRSKSMGMLGAAMGLGMVFGPALGGFLGHYSFTLPFYFAGTLALLVLPFAWKLLPETLKEPNLESKPKVRFHPGVIRDPLFPLFIFNFVLSFTMAMFESTFTLFAAERVGFGPQEMGIVFMIIGITGVIVQGMLIGKVVRRFGDAKPAKVGALLCAVAFLWLLWAPNAILLVLGTVVFMIGNSFMVPTGSSLVSKNSHTGQGASLGVFQSFGSLGRIAGPLVGGGIYGLSMNTPYVIGAATLVLCLIFFGTKIQDRKAGEPGTPA